TAatcttcattatttatttagtgaAAAACCTATTGCGGGCCTGTTGTGATCCCATCACTTAATCATATGAAACATCTCCTGCTCATTCATATACCATTAGTCAAGGATACCGTACAATGTTGCTTTTACAATACTTAAATCATTACTTCCTAATGCTTATCTTTCTAAATGGTATGCATGCACAAGAGCAGATCTTGAGCTCCTCTAGAGAAACAGCAGATTAAGGTTGTCACTGGAGGGGAAGCGGCAGAAGGGTGGATAATGCTGTGACTAAGTTCGCTCTCACCTGTGCGGGGATCGAGGATGGAAATATAGGGGAACTTGTTCAGCTTATAAAATTGGATGTATCTTTGTCCCTCTTCACTATCATGATATACCtgtaatgaaagaaaatgcacaatGCAGACATTTACCTTACAGAAGTGgacaaagcagcagcatcatttcATTGAAAAATCTTTCAACTGATTGCTTTGCACTTTCGTGCACTAAATTGCAGATAACAGTGCACCTCTGTTGCTGCACTATCTACGGTCTCTATTTTTGCATCGCAGTTGGATTCAAAGTTTACAGTAACATGAATGCACCACTGACCACATATTGGCCCTGTGAATGGAAACTGCATACCTGCCAGAATATGAAGTGTTCTCTGATGATGGTCTTCACTGCGTCGTTACTCCAAACATCTCTGTTCAAACACTGGCAGGCAAAGTCCTGAACATTTTGAATGTTGATCATAAGCCACTTGTTCTCCGCTTGCCCGCAGTCTTTTGCCTACAAGCACAATCGAGAAAATATAGGATGGGTTTAGTCAGTTACTGAATGCTGAGATTGTAAAATTGGTCCAACACAAAAGATCATATAGTATCATGTTATGATCAAGTTTGATGGCAACTGATCTAAattcacaagaaaaatgtgtctttatAGAAAACAATCATAACCATCTACATCAGTGGCATATGTACGCTGGGCATGCAGGTTTCCGTTTTAAACACTACaccagcttatttcacaagtATTGTGAGTGCACATTCGCCCGGAGGAGGGAAATGcatcattaaaaatgacaaccTGCATAGTGGACAAACCTGGTTTTCCACCTGTGACCTACACAGTCACCATCTGAAATTTCACTGAAAGTTCACAGGAGCAGAATAAAGATGTGAGGTGTAAAGTGTCCGGTGAGTGACTCCTCACCGTCTCAAAGCTGCCTTTGTGCATGAGCTCAATGGGAGGACGGAAAAGGTCTGCCAGAGTGCTCAGTTTCTTATCCACCGTGCCACCATTACGCAGCTCCTGTTCCTGGCGAACTACAGAACATTGATATTCATTATAAGAGGTaaagacacagtgaaaaaggttgagacagagggaaaaaaagccacAGATTGTCTTGTCGGTTGTGATTATGCCACAATAACCTTCACCACATTGGCTGCAGATAACATACCTAAAACTCAGAAAGCTTGAATTCGCTTACTTGTTTCTGTTTGGAAGTCTCGAAAACCATCAAATATGGATCGAGCAGGTCTCCTTCGCTTTGGCACTGCATGTAAAAGACACACATCAAAAATCACATTCAGCAAATGACTAAAACAGGCCAGCCAGTAACAACAATTTAGTTAAAGATCTGTTTGCATGAGGTTGCATAAGATAAGCAGCACTGTAATACCTCCAAACAATGGTTCAGGTTCCACCAATATATCCTGCTTCTGGGGAATTGGTGCTCGTACTTCACTGAGACATAAGACAACATACACAGCATCAGTCTGAGAAGCAAATCATTCTACAGCACCCCAAATCACAGCAATGCCCCAAACTTTCCTCCCAGTTCACTTAACAACAACTCTACATTAGAGAGATATAAATCAGACAGTACATCTTCAAGATAGTAAAATGTGGCAAAAAGCCTAAAggctttgttttgcttttgtctgtaaCAACAAATATCAGCTTACTCTGAAGGGGGAGCTCTGCTGCTTGAAGCTGCTGAACTGGAGCTGGTGCTGGGCTCCTCTGCAATTCCTCCTCCGTCCAGAAACATGGTCACTGCCATctccaggttgttgttgcaTGCTTCCAACATATGTTTTCCTACACTCTCCGTGGCCCCTACAAGAGTGTTGGACACAGCCATACTGATGTTAcacaatatttaaatatttgtgtgaGAACTCACCGTCCATGTAATTCAAGGGTAAATGTGTCTGTAATGGAAGGCTGTATATCATCAGTAACTAACATAATCTGATGTTCATAgatcctgtttttttgtttgtttgtttgcttccgtaacatatttaaagaaatgtgttaattttttttaagttgtaaCTTGTTTACTACACatcatgtatgtacatatactCCTTGGATTCATTTTACTATGGTGTGAGAGTTTAAAAAGTTACATACAGatcaatatttgtttttaacataaaccaaaatatttgATAAGGATTGTGTAAAAGGAATTGTGACCAAGATGTGTACGACTGGGGAGACCTAACAGCTTAAAAAATTAACTTGTTGACATTGTGTGGGGGAGAAACTATGtaagacaacatttttaaattaagacAAAAACAGTATATCTTTGTCAAATCTGTGCTCcaatttcatgttatttatcTGCCAACAGACACAGCTAACAATAAATCATACATAACATAGTTTGAAGTTAGCAACCTCTCCTTCTGTATATCAAATTAATAAATCACTTACCATGCTACTTGAATTACATGTTGCAACCTGTTCACAACTTATCATGTACAGATAAGGCtgattagttttattttgattacTTGCAGTCCAGAGAGCTGACATTActggttttcattcatttcactcatttgtGACAGTGGATATTTGCATACTATTGAACCAGGATTTTCCAAATATTTAGTCAATGCGAACACCCTGTTCAGTATTGCTTTTGTCAAAGTTACATCATTAAAACAGCAATTATGGGGTCCATGAAGTGCAACAACAATCCAACTTTAGCAGTCACAAATATAGATTACCATATCTCCACAAAGTATCTGCAAGTTGGCTGCAACGCTGtgcaaaaaatgaaagacaaacaaatgccTGAAAAATAACGGCTGATACAACGGCTCGGGTACACTTTGCGAAATACTACAGGAGGCAGCAATGTGGCTAAGGTACTACAAGATTTGTAACTGATAGGCTAAAGTATGCAAAAACACCAGAGCTGTTCTCAGATGTCTCAAGAACAATGCAAAAATCgatgaacatttttaaaatacgaggaaacacagagcagaagaTTAATTTTCGTCTTTTTAAAGTGTACAGCGCCGTTTGGCTGCTATGATCTTTCCGTGTGTACTGCGCATGTCTGTTTCACTTTCCAAGTGTAGCAGCAGCCCTCGAGCTGAGTCTCCCTTTTTCTCCGTTAAGTAATTGAAAATTCAAACAGTGTTCGTCGTGTCGAGGCACACATAAACTACTGAGGACATCTGAGCGAGTAGTCGGAGACAGACAACGTGCTCATCTAAGTGTTGCTGCTAACATCAGTCAGAGTTAAGATGACAGTAACACAACACGAAGCCTGGCTGATGATGAAGAAGGGAAATGTTGCTCAGCCGACGTCCATTCCATGTTATCAGACAACATTCAgagcaaaaaaaagcacagaatttAGACAAGGCTAGCGAGATGGTGTTTTTAATGAGCACTACGAAGAAAATATAGTCTCTTGTAAGTTGCTGTGACAGATAATAACCAAAGCTTGTGCTTTAATTATCCTTTTCATGAGTCTTTCACTTGAGTTTATCAGATAACTGGCAATGGTTTTTCCCTCTGCAAAGCATTGACAGCGTAGGGGCCAGAGAAGACTTAACGTCTGTTCTCTTGCCTGCGTTTTGTTGGCTGAACAGCTGAGCTATTTCTGTTGGATAACCCTGACCTAGTTAACAGATCAAATCGCAAACGAAGGTTATTTTTTACCTGTAATAGCTGTGAATTGTTGTATTAACCCATTCACCCCCGGAGCTGAGGTGTCTCCGAGCGCCGCCATCTTACCgccacaaacaacaacataaatatgGCGCATGCGCTACGCCGTCCTTTTCCCCCTGCCTCGCGCGGCGCGAACACCATGCGTCACGAAACgtttgtgttgcattgtgggttATGTAGTTcagaaaaatacaggaaaaaagcACCCTTGTAAAACAGGCACTGGAAAGATTTAGGCGAAAAAAGTCTTTACTCGCAAAGAAGActattgatatttttaattaattttaattttaaagtgaTTATTTACTCAACTTAATTCACTCCCCGGCTTGTATAACATTTACACCACAGCTTCTTGCTATTGTTAGGGGTCGCTATTAGTGTGACTTTTGTTGATGTAATCAaagaaagctaaaataaaagaTTACCTAATAAGTTTAACTTTTCTGTTGATTATTCAATTTCAAAACTGTACCATTAAGTTATGAGAAATATTTtaccaaataaattaaaactacATATGCTTTCTCTGTAAGtaatgtgattttattatttgcaTAATACATTCAGTTTGAAAACAGCTTCAACCAAGTCGAAAATCTGAAGAATCATTTCTAACCACATCAAGCTGCTAGCAATTTGAGTAATTGCTCATTCAATGACCAATCAAGGTCAACGTCTTGGTATCTTACACAAATCTGTTGTACTGCCTGGCATAAAGAAGATAAAAAGGATTTCACTTTACAAAGGGAAGGTGGTGATGGTACGGTACTGAATTTCTACAACATGATATGTTCAAACAATATTTACTCATAATCCAAATGGCCAGTTGCAATTACATTTAGCTGAATATAACATAATATTACATATCAATAATGCACAGTGTCCTTCAGTTTTGCTGTTAGTCTGATTTGAGCTCACAAATATTCTACAGATGAGTTTTGCTCAAGATCACTAACCATgaaaaacttaatttaaaagGCTTATAATCATAACTTCAACtccatatgaaaaaaaagaaaacttcctAGACAAGATGCCTGAAAGGCAAACTATTATGTTAAGATGTCTTCTTACCTATAAAGGGAGATTCAATATTTACTCAGGCCACTTTAACAATTATTAGAGACCCAAATAAAAGGAATTAGACAATAATAATCAGTATCTTATGTTCCACAGAAAGCACTTAGCTTAGCATTCTCCATGTAAAGCCAGCAATGCACTGAAATCTGATGCGTCTGTACTGTGTCCACGTGACCTTTTAGCCCTGAGgtggaaaattattttcatacaaAAGATACATCTCCTTTCAATTGTAACAGGGTGTAGATCAAGTGCATTCAAGCATTATATACAGGGATCCATAACAATAGGTCACTTAGTTTTTGTTGAAAGTGGTCATCTTAGATACACGATTATCTATTTTTAAGCAATACTGAAGGCCAAATGTATTGTGGTTTTGCTCGCAAATGAGGCGTTCAAAAGAACAAATCTTTGGGttgaatgaactgaactgaatcactTCCTGAAATGATCCGTTCATCTGTTAGTCAGTTCAGTTAAGCTCTCAGCGAACACGCAGAGATATGCTCACTCATTGAGACTGTCTCAGATCCTTTCAGTGACGGGACAGTGCACGTTCACTTTAACACACAGTGAACCTGAGCCCTGAGAGATAGGTGTTGCTGAGTTGCTCAAGCTCaccctttttcctccctctcaaGTCTTTAAATCCCAAAACAGGAAGTAATACGAAATATTTTATTCGGATATTTTGTCGGGAAAATATGCACACAATTGGGTAGGACTTTGTAATAGCAGCTTTCAGTCTGCAAACTTTATCCACCTAAATTCTCAGCTCACTGGCATGGCCATGCTCTCAGTTTGCTAGTTAGCGAACTAAACTCAATGTTTGACTGTGGTTCAGGTCAGTAAGTGGGAAAATGCAGTTGGAGCTcttgcattttaaacatttttttggaaaaaactTGATAATGAACTTATTCAAATGTTTCAGTACACTTTGCCCATCATTAGCCAAATGAGAATTTTTTAGAGTGAGTCTCTGTAGTGTCTttacacagctgaaaacatgaGCAAGTTCacttcaaaaggaaaaaaaaggggaggagGGTTATCTTAACATCATTCATACCATCTTTATAGACACATTAAATGATTTAACATTCTCAGGAGCTTAATTTTACCAAGGAGGTCATTCTTATTAATCAAGAAATGGGTCTATGAGCTGTAAAATATCTGGACAAGGAATAGACAGCTGCTGAGGATTAAAATATCCCCTGACAATAACAGTTTATTAAATCATTCATAAGTATCCACCATTTTTCttaaaaagacagatttaagCTTGTTCCCAACAGCCTTGAAGCATGTTGGAACTTGCAACTGAGAAGATCAGAATTATTTTGAAGATTAAAATATGcagattatattttattatggACTTTccctttaatatttaattgttCTTTTACCCACGGTGTACAAGAATTATCCTCATTCTGACAACCAAAAGGAATAAACTCTTAACAAAATCCCTCAGATAGTAAAAATGCCAGCTTTTCCTCACATATAACAGCAGTGCAACTTCAACAGTGCAGTAATCATTTTTTTGATTGGCACTGCATGATGAAAGATAGAAGATGTCTCTACTGTGTGTCCCTCATtcaaaacagtaaaagaaaaataagtgcAGAGGAGAAATGAAGGAATGGGCTTTTAGAGGAAATTATCTTTACAGTTCAGATCCagcttaataaataaataagcttcCATACACTAGCATAGATCAAGGTGTCAATGAgtgcatacatgcatacatgtatgTTAAGTGAGCCATGGGTGAGTGTAATGTCggaatgtgtatttgtgtatggaGTGACAATACGATTAAATGAGGCCAGtgtgtttcaaaatgaagtttgtttgttgtacGCAGGGCAGGCAGGGTAGTGCACGCAAACACTGAAGTTGGCAGGTGAACTGTACACTGCAGATTAGAAGCGGATGAAGGTAGCGTCGATCTGGCGTACGGTGGGCAGTGCCAGCATGATCTTTCGCCGGTACTGTGGGTCCTTCTGTAGAGGGTTTCTCTCAAGATAGACCGTCTCAAGAGACTTGGCATTCTTCAACTCATCCAGATCTGACCAGTTATCTATCTGATTATCGTTCATCTGGGGAGAGGTTGAAAGACAATACAGCCAGTAAGAGGACCAAAACAAACTTGTAGTATGGAGGATGTGGAGTCTATTAATACAATAATTGAGGTTTACTTAGTTaacaagaagaaataataaGACTTTgaaaatcagtaaaaaaaatcttccaattattaaatcaataataatgatagatggatggatggattaaacATAGATCATGTGACAATTTATGAGTCTTTGAGTCTCCCTGTTAACCTCTGATTAAGTATCTAAGCATTTAATTAAAAGGTTTAGAACACACAACCTCGTAGTTGTAAGCAGAGATAGAGAGCGTATGAACCTGGGCTATAAGCTCTGTTGAGGTCGTTTAGTAGCCTATCTTAAGTTCTGTGTGTGCCGACGTGCAAAATAccacaaatactgtacattattAAATTCTTAAAATGTCCTTATAGCCGTTTTACAACTACATGTGTATTAAaccatttattaaatgtttataaaGAGCTTATACATGCAAAATAGGGAGAATGAATGTTAAACGTTTCCATTTGAGACTTTCTTAATGTTACTAGTCACACCCGATCTTTTCCTTGtgtcaagtcaaaatgtctgctgtgagatGGTGTGTTGGTGAGGCTCTATGCGCTCTGTAACTTTGttgcataaataaaacattaaagaccATCAAATGAATTTTTTGTTCAACTTATCTGTACCCAGAACTCCTGTAGGTCTGTTAGATGGCTGatgttttcaattttctttATGCGATTAGCTGCAATGTCCAGGGTAGTAAGTTTTTTCTGtgggggaaaacaaacagcGTTTGAATGCACTGCACTAACTTTGCACATGTACGCAGTTAGCAAAATACACTATAGACAGTTTGGCATTCAGTCCTTTTGGAGATAGGCTGTGTAATTTCTATAACTCACATTGTTTTCCAAGCCTTCAATGACCTCAATGCCATTGTGGCTCAGATAGAGCTCTTTCAGGTTTACAAGGTTCTGTAGACCTTCAATTTTAGTAATCCGGTTACTCTgcaaataaatgtagaaaacaTTATAAATCAAAGTTTCAgtgtacaaacatacatacatttcaTTCTTGGAACCACTGCTGGTACTTAAGAGAATTAGTATGACAATACCTGAATGCTTAAAACAGTCAGATTGTGTAAACCCTCCAGATTCTGAAGTTTAGTTATTTTATTGGTGCCAAGAAACAAACTTTGCAAAGATGACAGTGTATCCAGGTTCTCTATGACCtgtgaacaaaacacagtgaaccaaacacaagtaaacacaacataatgatGCCATCATTATTTCACTAATGTCCTATAATGTCTTATTTTCCACCATCACATTGACAATGCATGTTTGCAAGTGCAGTATGGATTTGCCA
This portion of the Scatophagus argus isolate fScaArg1 chromosome 13, fScaArg1.pri, whole genome shotgun sequence genome encodes:
- the ppp1r7 gene encoding protein phosphatase 1 regulatory subunit 7 isoform X2, with amino-acid sequence MDTITLDPEEEDVDLVHCRIGKIEGLEVLQKAKTLSLRQNLIKKIENLDSLSSLRELDLYDNQIRKLENLQNLTELEQLDVSFNILRKVEGLEQLTQMKKLFLLHNKISSISNLEHLTGLEMLELGSNRIRVIENLDTLSSLQSLFLGTNKITKLQNLEGLHNLTVLSIQSNRITKIEGLQNLVNLKELYLSHNGIEVIEGLENNKKLTTLDIAANRIKKIENISHLTDLQEFWMNDNQIDNWSDLDELKNAKSLETVYLERNPLQKDPQYRRKIMLALPTVRQIDATFIRF